In the genome of Cellvibrio sp. KY-YJ-3, one region contains:
- a CDS encoding SDR family NAD(P)-dependent oxidoreductase, with protein sequence MAITNQYPSLKYKVVLITGGASGIGANLVEAFCKQGAQVCFIDIRDEDAHKLVEQLSHSTSSTPPRYYRCNLLNIPKLQATIKQIYSDVGAINVLINNAANDTRHDFRTVTVDYWNERLAVNLRHHFFAAQAVYPQMLELGGGSIINLGSMSWYATQGGMPGYTSSKAAIEGLTRGLARDMGGDNIRVNTLVPGWVMTDRQVAMLTQDKTARNILDNQCLKKSVMPEDISAMALFLASDDSRMCTAQHFIVDGGWI encoded by the coding sequence ATGGCAATCACCAACCAATATCCAAGCCTGAAATACAAAGTAGTACTGATCACCGGCGGTGCATCCGGCATTGGCGCCAACTTAGTGGAGGCATTTTGCAAACAGGGCGCGCAGGTGTGTTTTATCGATATCCGCGATGAAGATGCGCACAAATTGGTGGAGCAACTGAGTCACAGCACAAGCAGCACACCACCGCGCTACTATCGCTGCAACCTGCTCAATATTCCCAAGTTGCAGGCCACCATCAAACAAATTTATAGCGATGTCGGTGCCATTAATGTGCTGATTAACAATGCCGCCAACGATACGCGCCACGATTTTCGCACTGTTACGGTGGATTATTGGAACGAGCGTTTGGCGGTGAATTTGCGCCACCATTTTTTTGCCGCGCAAGCGGTGTACCCGCAAATGCTCGAATTGGGCGGCGGATCGATTATCAATTTAGGATCCATGAGTTGGTACGCCACCCAAGGCGGTATGCCCGGTTACACCAGTTCCAAAGCAGCGATTGAAGGTTTAACACGCGGCCTTGCGCGCGATATGGGTGGTGACAATATCCGCGTAAATACGCTGGTACCCGGTTGGGTGATGACGGATCGCCAAGTAGCGATGCTCACGCAAGACAAGACTGCGCGCAACATTTTGGATAACCAGTGTCTAAAAAAATCGGTAATGCCCGAAGACATTAGCGCTATGGCATTATTTTTAGCATCAGACGATAGCCGTATGTGTACCGCGCAACATTTTATTGTGGACGGCGGCTGGATTTAA
- a CDS encoding ABC transporter substrate-binding protein, with product MKTIFKTLTLAAAIGISATANALTVGFAQVGSESGWRTSFSESVKAEAEKRGITLKFSDAQQKQENQIKAVRSFIAQRVDAILIAPVVETGWQPVLMEAKRARIPVVILDRNVSVTDQSLYLTRIAPDFEVEGQRAANWLTEKTQGKCNILELQGTVGSSAAIGRMKGFNDTIAKFPETQIVRSQTAEFTRAKGKEVMETMLKAEGGGKNICAIWAHNDEMALGAIQAVKEAGLQPGKDILIVSVDAVDDALKSIVSGEINVSVELSPHLGGPAFDVIDQARAGKKDFEKWIRMGGAVFTQENAAAELAKRGAK from the coding sequence ATGAAAACTATTTTTAAAACCCTGACCCTCGCTGCCGCTATCGGCATCAGCGCCACTGCCAATGCCTTAACCGTGGGTTTTGCGCAGGTGGGTTCTGAATCCGGCTGGCGCACCAGTTTTTCTGAATCGGTAAAAGCTGAAGCCGAAAAACGTGGCATCACCTTAAAGTTTTCTGATGCGCAACAAAAACAGGAAAACCAAATTAAAGCGGTACGCAGTTTTATCGCCCAACGGGTGGATGCGATTTTAATTGCACCAGTAGTGGAAACCGGTTGGCAGCCAGTGTTGATGGAAGCCAAACGCGCGCGTATTCCGGTGGTAATTCTGGATCGCAATGTATCCGTCACCGATCAATCGCTCTACCTCACCCGCATTGCCCCCGACTTTGAAGTGGAAGGCCAACGCGCAGCAAACTGGCTGACCGAAAAAACCCAAGGCAAGTGCAACATTTTGGAACTGCAGGGCACTGTTGGCTCAAGCGCTGCTATCGGCCGCATGAAAGGTTTTAACGACACCATCGCGAAATTCCCCGAGACCCAAATTGTGCGCAGCCAAACTGCTGAATTCACCCGCGCCAAGGGCAAAGAAGTGATGGAAACCATGCTCAAAGCCGAAGGTGGCGGCAAAAATATTTGTGCGATTTGGGCGCATAACGACGAAATGGCACTGGGTGCAATTCAAGCCGTAAAAGAAGCAGGCTTGCAGCCGGGTAAAGATATTTTAATCGTATCGGTAGATGCGGTGGACGACGCGTTGAAATCTATTGTGTCCGGTGAAATTAACGTCTCCGTTGAACTCAGCCCGCACCTCGGCGGCCCGGCGTTTGATGTGATTGATCAAGCACGCGCAGGCAAAAAAGATTTTGAAAAGTGGATTCGTATGGGTGGTGCAGTATTCACTCAAGAAAATGCAGCGGCAGAATTGGCTAAACGCGGCGCCAAATAA
- a CDS encoding sugar ABC transporter ATP-binding protein, whose product MNTNPVLQLKGIHKKFPSVHALKGVDFTLRAGEIHALLGENGAGKSTLIKVMTGVYQRDGGDILLDGQPIFPTNTGDAQALGISTVYQEVNLLPNLTVAQNIYLGREPRRFGLINWGKVNRDAAELLKGYDLDIDVTQPLSSYSIAVQQLIAIARGVDMSAKVLILDEPTASLDADEVQSLFRIMRDLRSKGIGIVFVTHFLDQVYAVCDRITILRSAELVGEFEAATLSRPELIGHMLGKELAALGEHKPQSSHSSSEPLVELKALGHNTNLSPMDLTVGKGEVVGLAGLLGSGRTELCRLLFAIDKRNSGQLLLDGKPVNFSAPREAIIAGMGLCPEDRKHDGILGQLSIRENMILARQIKQGWWKFISRKEQEEIANRYVKELNIATSDIEKPIEQLSGGNQQKVILARWLAADPRLLILDEPTRGIDIGAHAEIIRLIRKLCADGLSLVVASSELEELVAFSNKVVVLRDRKKVAELQGDDINPQRIMQAIASN is encoded by the coding sequence ATGAACACAAATCCAGTTTTACAACTCAAGGGAATTCATAAAAAATTCCCGAGTGTGCATGCGCTTAAAGGAGTGGACTTCACTCTGCGTGCCGGTGAAATTCATGCGTTGCTCGGTGAAAACGGCGCAGGGAAATCCACACTCATTAAAGTCATGACCGGTGTTTATCAACGCGACGGTGGCGATATTTTATTAGATGGTCAACCCATATTTCCCACCAACACGGGCGATGCACAAGCGCTTGGCATAAGCACCGTGTATCAGGAAGTGAATTTGCTGCCCAACTTAACCGTGGCGCAAAATATTTATTTGGGCCGCGAGCCACGCCGCTTCGGTTTAATTAACTGGGGCAAAGTGAATCGCGATGCCGCGGAATTATTAAAAGGCTACGACCTGGATATAGACGTAACCCAACCACTCTCCAGCTACTCCATCGCCGTGCAACAATTAATTGCCATCGCACGCGGTGTGGACATGTCGGCCAAAGTATTAATTCTGGACGAACCCACCGCCAGTTTGGACGCCGACGAAGTACAGTCGCTCTTCCGCATCATGCGCGACCTGCGCAGCAAAGGCATTGGCATTGTTTTTGTCACCCACTTTTTAGATCAGGTCTACGCCGTATGCGACCGCATTACTATTTTGCGCAGCGCAGAACTCGTCGGTGAATTTGAGGCGGCCACTTTGTCGCGCCCGGAATTAATCGGTCATATGCTCGGCAAAGAATTAGCAGCGTTGGGCGAACACAAACCTCAGAGCAGTCACAGCAGCAGTGAACCGCTGGTGGAATTAAAAGCCTTGGGCCACAACACCAATTTATCGCCGATGGATTTAACCGTTGGTAAAGGTGAGGTAGTTGGTCTTGCCGGCCTGCTCGGCTCCGGCCGCACTGAACTGTGCCGTTTATTATTTGCTATCGATAAACGCAACAGCGGCCAATTATTGCTGGATGGCAAACCAGTCAATTTCTCCGCGCCGCGCGAAGCCATTATTGCGGGCATGGGTCTCTGCCCGGAGGACCGCAAACACGATGGCATTCTCGGCCAATTATCGATTCGCGAAAACATGATTCTCGCCCGCCAAATTAAACAGGGGTGGTGGAAATTTATTTCGCGTAAAGAGCAGGAAGAAATCGCCAATCGTTACGTGAAAGAGTTGAACATCGCCACCTCGGATATTGAAAAACCGATTGAACAATTAAGCGGTGGCAATCAGCAAAAAGTCATTCTCGCGCGTTGGCTGGCAGCTGACCCACGCTTGTTAATTCTGGATGAACCTACACGCGGTATTGATATTGGCGCGCACGCCGAAATTATTCGCCTGATTCGCAAACTCTGCGCCGATGGTTTGTCACTGGTAGTCGCCTCCTCCGAACTGGAAGAGCTGGTTGCATTCAGTAACAAAGTGGTAGTGCTGCGCGATCGCAAAAAAGTAGCCGAGCTGCAAGGCGACGATATCAACCCACAACGCATTATGCAGGCGATTGCGTCGAATTAA
- a CDS encoding ABC transporter permease gives MNFTKNQNLRRYLWPCAGLLVLMIINAIIAPEFFNIEFKDGRFYGSLIDVLNRAAPVALLAIGMSLVIATAGVDLSVGSIMAIAGAVSAYYITKGVDNLALIIGAGLIAGLIAGIVNGFLVGYMSIQPIVATLILMVGGRGIAQLINEGQIVTFDHSGFAFLGTGHFLGLPFPVVLVIITFALVQLLTRRTALGLYIEAVGANPSASHYMGLNAKAIKLSVYTVAGLCAALAGMIAAADIRGSDANNAGLWLELDAILAVVIGGASLMGGRFSIFLAIIGALIIQTLTVTIILSGIEPKFNLLIKASAIILVLLMQSPRFQQQLSQLNFFKKNNKEINRA, from the coding sequence ATGAATTTTACCAAGAACCAAAATCTGCGCCGCTATTTATGGCCCTGCGCGGGTTTGCTGGTGCTGATGATTATCAACGCCATCATTGCACCGGAATTTTTCAATATTGAATTTAAAGATGGCCGTTTCTACGGCAGCTTGATTGACGTACTTAACCGCGCCGCGCCCGTCGCGCTCTTGGCCATTGGTATGTCTTTAGTGATTGCTACCGCCGGGGTGGATTTATCGGTCGGTTCTATTATGGCCATCGCCGGTGCGGTGAGTGCGTACTACATCACCAAAGGCGTGGACAACCTTGCACTGATTATCGGTGCAGGTTTAATTGCCGGTTTAATTGCGGGCATAGTGAATGGTTTTCTCGTGGGGTATATGAGCATCCAGCCGATTGTTGCCACCTTGATTTTAATGGTAGGCGGACGCGGTATTGCGCAATTAATTAACGAAGGCCAGATCGTCACCTTTGATCACAGCGGTTTTGCATTTTTGGGCACCGGTCATTTTCTCGGCCTGCCCTTCCCTGTGGTGTTGGTAATTATCACTTTTGCGCTAGTGCAATTGCTCACGCGCCGCACGGCGCTGGGTTTATATATTGAAGCGGTGGGTGCCAACCCATCGGCCAGTCATTACATGGGGCTGAATGCTAAAGCGATTAAATTATCCGTCTACACTGTTGCCGGTTTATGTGCGGCACTGGCGGGCATGATTGCAGCGGCCGATATTCGCGGTTCCGATGCTAACAACGCCGGTTTGTGGTTGGAGCTGGATGCCATTCTCGCCGTAGTGATTGGCGGTGCATCGCTGATGGGCGGGCGCTTTTCTATTTTCCTCGCGATCATCGGCGCGCTGATTATTCAAACCCTGACCGTCACTATTATTTTGAGCGGCATTGAACCCAAATTTAATCTGCTGATTAAAGCCAGCGCCATCATTTTAGTGCTGCTGATGCAATCGCCGCGCTTCCAACAGCAATTAAGTCAGTTGAACTTCTTTAAGAAAAACAACAAGGAGATTAACCGTGCTTAA
- the yjfF gene encoding galactofuranose ABC transporter, permease protein YjfF, which translates to MLNPKFIPLAVTCILFFVLFGIGSVQFEGFGSSRVFFNLLSDNAFLIIAAVGMTFVILSGGIDLSVGAVIALTGVVCSVLISKYNMHPLVVFPIVLVGGTAFGAIMGAIIHYYKMQPFIVTLAGMFFARGLASVISEESIPIEHEFYNQVAEFGFMLPGDAWVGTSTIICLMVLTIAIIIAHYTRFGGRVYAIGGDMNSAALMGIPLAHTTIRIYAISAFLATLSGIVYSFYTFSGYSLAAVGVELDAIAAVVIGGTLLTGGYGYMFGTLIGVLIMGVVQTYISFDGTLSSWWTKIVIGLLLFCFIALQQLLVRARPK; encoded by the coding sequence GTGCTTAATCCCAAATTTATTCCCCTCGCCGTCACCTGCATTTTATTTTTTGTATTGTTCGGAATAGGTTCAGTGCAATTTGAAGGTTTTGGCAGCTCTCGGGTATTTTTTAATTTACTGAGCGACAATGCGTTTTTAATTATTGCCGCTGTCGGCATGACCTTCGTGATTTTATCGGGCGGTATCGATTTATCGGTAGGCGCGGTTATCGCACTCACCGGTGTGGTTTGCAGTGTGTTAATTAGCAAATACAACATGCATCCGCTGGTAGTATTTCCCATCGTTCTGGTGGGCGGCACCGCCTTCGGCGCGATCATGGGTGCAATTATCCACTACTACAAAATGCAGCCGTTTATTGTCACGCTTGCAGGAATGTTTTTTGCGCGCGGTTTGGCGAGTGTAATTAGCGAAGAGTCCATTCCGATTGAACATGAATTTTATAATCAGGTCGCCGAGTTTGGTTTTATGTTGCCGGGCGATGCCTGGGTAGGTACCAGCACGATTATTTGTTTAATGGTATTAACCATCGCCATCATCATCGCCCACTACACCCGTTTTGGCGGCCGCGTTTACGCCATTGGTGGCGATATGAACTCCGCAGCACTCATGGGTATTCCGCTGGCACACACGACCATCCGCATCTATGCCATCAGCGCATTCCTCGCGACGCTGTCCGGCATTGTCTATTCCTTCTATACCTTCTCCGGTTATTCCCTCGCCGCAGTCGGTGTAGAGCTGGATGCAATTGCCGCGGTCGTTATCGGTGGCACCCTGCTCACCGGCGGTTACGGCTACATGTTCGGCACCCTGATTGGCGTACTCATCATGGGCGTAGTGCAAACCTACATTTCGTTTGATGGCACCTTAAGCAGCTGGTGGACAAAGATCGTGATTGGCCTGCTACTCTTCTGTTTCATCGCCCTGCAACAACTCTTGGTGCGCGCAAGACCTAAATAG
- a CDS encoding EAL domain-containing protein, with the protein MSKDEHCGPTGCEECKNGEGLDFDFTMAFQPIVNCRTREIFAHEALVRGLNNEGAGQIFEHVNDSNRYRFDQACRTKAIKLAAELGMKSLLSINFMPNAVYRPELCIRTTLAAAEKYNFPIEQIIFEITESEKVDDLAHVRNIVDYYRQRGFKTAIDDFGAGYAGLNLLAEIQTDIMKLDMALLRNIDTRKSSQIIVRGIVQVCAELGMTVVAEGIETHEEYAVLRDMGIDLFQGYYFARPAFQSLAQVPAEVF; encoded by the coding sequence ATGAGCAAAGACGAACACTGCGGCCCAACCGGGTGCGAAGAATGCAAAAACGGCGAAGGCCTGGATTTTGACTTCACCATGGCGTTTCAGCCAATTGTGAATTGCCGTACACGCGAGATTTTTGCGCATGAAGCGCTGGTGCGCGGCTTAAACAATGAAGGTGCCGGGCAAATTTTTGAGCATGTGAACGACAGTAATCGCTACCGTTTTGATCAGGCCTGTCGCACCAAAGCCATCAAGCTCGCCGCAGAGCTGGGCATGAAAAGCTTGCTCAGCATTAATTTTATGCCCAATGCCGTGTACCGACCCGAGCTGTGTATTCGCACCACTTTAGCCGCGGCGGAAAAATACAATTTCCCCATCGAACAAATTATTTTTGAAATTACTGAAAGTGAAAAAGTCGATGACTTGGCGCATGTGCGCAATATTGTTGATTACTATCGCCAGCGTGGTTTTAAAACCGCCATTGATGACTTTGGTGCAGGTTATGCGGGTTTGAACCTGCTCGCCGAGATCCAAACCGATATTATGAAATTGGATATGGCGTTGCTGCGCAATATTGATACGCGCAAATCCAGCCAGATTATTGTGCGCGGAATTGTGCAGGTCTGCGCTGAGTTGGGTATGACTGTGGTTGCCGAGGGCATAGAAACCCACGAGGAATATGCTGTACTGCGCGATATGGGGATCGACTTATTCCAGGGTTATTATTTTGCGCGCCCCGCGTTTCAAAGCCTTGCCCAAGTACCTGCCGAGGTTTTTTAA
- a CDS encoding helix-turn-helix domain-containing protein, with protein sequence MKIVQQRSPEGLQHVPRPIVAWGGRYANGDEIPPHTHPRAQLLYAVEGVMRVLTPNSVWTIPSHRALWVPPNVEHHSFMMSDLEMRTLYVSEDISRALGTECRAISVSSLLRELILGLLQEPAEYPIPGRGEHLVALILMEISGAAAQAVEIPWPQDRRLQRVCQFVMNAPGVSHTIDDLAAMVGASARTLIRLFPKETGLKYRQWVQQVQLAEAICRLERGEAIARIANFLGYSSPSAFTAMFKRSFGVAPNQYLLKQVPD encoded by the coding sequence ATGAAAATCGTACAGCAGCGTAGCCCGGAAGGTTTACAGCATGTGCCCCGCCCGATTGTGGCTTGGGGCGGGCGTTATGCCAATGGCGATGAAATTCCCCCGCACACCCATCCGCGCGCGCAGCTGCTTTATGCCGTTGAGGGGGTTATGCGCGTGCTTACCCCCAATAGTGTGTGGACTATTCCCTCACATCGCGCGCTCTGGGTGCCGCCAAATGTTGAGCATCACTCGTTCATGATGAGTGATCTGGAAATGCGCACGCTCTACGTGAGCGAGGATATTTCCCGCGCGCTCGGCACTGAATGCCGGGCGATTTCGGTCTCGAGTTTATTGCGCGAGTTGATTTTGGGGCTGCTGCAAGAACCGGCGGAATATCCTATTCCGGGGCGGGGAGAGCATTTAGTGGCCTTGATACTAATGGAAATTAGTGGTGCCGCCGCCCAAGCCGTGGAGATTCCCTGGCCGCAGGATCGACGCTTACAGCGGGTGTGCCAATTTGTGATGAATGCCCCCGGTGTTAGCCATACGATTGATGATTTGGCTGCAATGGTAGGTGCGAGTGCGCGCACCTTAATCCGTTTGTTTCCCAAAGAAACTGGCTTGAAATATCGCCAATGGGTGCAGCAGGTACAACTGGCGGAAGCGATTTGTCGTTTGGAGCGTGGTGAAGCCATCGCACGCATCGCCAATTTTTTAGGCTACAGCAGCCCCAGCGCTTTTACCGCGATGTTTAAACGCAGTTTTGGTGTGGCGCCGAATCAGTATTTATTAAAACAAGTTCCGGATTGA